The Leptospira sp. WS39.C2 genome contains a region encoding:
- the tgt gene encoding tRNA guanosine(34) transglycosylase Tgt codes for MSSIFKEGTYDTGSYARTGTLTLNGITIQTPIFMPVGTRGSIKSLTSEDINELGYNLILANTYHLYLKPGKEVFDHFGGLKKFMSYKKALLTDSGGFQVFSLASLFKFEDDGVRFQSHIDGSYHKFTPASVIDMQRSIGSDIMMVLDDCAPYGSDTKRLELALDRTHRWAKESYQYWMENPGGQNVFPIVQGGVNESLRLRSLETLQNIPFPGIAIGGLSVGEPRPEYIRILECMAPHLDKARPRYLMGVGTVVDILEGVKNGIDMFDCVLPTRNARNGQVFTSKGKINLRNETHRLSDSAIDPECECKVCKTYSLGYIRHLHKVKELTAFSLSTYHNLFFMQSFMEKMRKSIEIGNFRPFYDHWKNLFGS; via the coding sequence GTGTCTTCTATTTTTAAAGAAGGGACGTATGATACCGGTTCTTATGCAAGGACCGGCACTTTAACTCTAAATGGAATCACAATCCAAACACCAATCTTTATGCCCGTGGGGACTCGTGGTAGTATCAAGTCTCTCACCTCCGAAGACATCAATGAACTGGGTTACAACTTAATCCTTGCCAATACTTACCATCTTTATTTAAAACCAGGAAAAGAGGTATTTGATCATTTTGGTGGCTTAAAAAAATTCATGTCTTACAAAAAAGCCTTACTCACTGATTCCGGAGGTTTCCAGGTCTTTAGTTTGGCTAGTCTCTTTAAATTTGAAGATGACGGAGTTCGATTCCAATCGCATATCGATGGCAGTTATCATAAATTCACTCCTGCTTCCGTCATTGATATGCAAAGGTCCATTGGATCTGACATCATGATGGTGCTCGATGATTGTGCTCCCTATGGTAGTGATACCAAACGGTTGGAACTCGCTTTGGATCGTACCCACCGTTGGGCCAAAGAATCATACCAGTATTGGATGGAAAATCCAGGTGGGCAAAATGTATTCCCAATCGTACAAGGGGGAGTGAACGAATCCTTACGCCTAAGGAGCTTAGAAACCCTTCAGAACATTCCTTTTCCAGGGATTGCAATTGGTGGCCTCAGTGTAGGGGAACCAAGGCCAGAATACATTCGCATTTTAGAATGTATGGCTCCCCATTTGGACAAAGCTAGGCCACGTTACCTAATGGGGGTTGGAACTGTTGTGGACATTCTTGAAGGAGTCAAAAACGGGATTGATATGTTTGACTGTGTTTTGCCAACAAGGAATGCTCGGAATGGGCAAGTTTTCACTTCAAAAGGCAAAATCAATCTTCGAAATGAAACCCATCGATTGAGTGATTCAGCAATTGATCCTGAATGTGAATGTAAAGTATGTAAAACGTATAGTCTTGGTTACATTCGGCACTTACATAAAGTTAAGGAATTAACGGCTTTTTCCTTATCCACCTACCATAATTTATTTTTTATGCAAAGCTTCATGGAAAAGATGCGAAAGTCTATTGAAATAGGCAATTTTCGCCCTTTTTATGACCATTGGAAAAATTTGTTTGGTAGCTAA
- a CDS encoding STAS domain-containing protein → MEITRREKDKIVVLDINGEIDLYNAPEIKDVIAKLIEEQKYCIVINLEKVSYIDSSGIGALISSLSNLKKYQGGLKIINVAGSVRKVFELTKLTSFFEIFDSEDEAVTAFK, encoded by the coding sequence ATGGAAATCACCAGAAGGGAAAAAGATAAAATCGTAGTACTCGATATTAACGGGGAAATCGACCTTTATAACGCGCCTGAGATCAAGGATGTAATCGCCAAATTGATCGAAGAACAAAAGTATTGCATCGTCATCAATCTCGAGAAGGTATCTTACATCGACTCTTCCGGAATTGGAGCTTTAATTTCAAGTTTGTCCAACCTGAAAAAATACCAAGGTGGTTTAAAAATCATCAACGTAGCAGGTTCTGTTCGTAAGGTATTTGAACTCACTAAGTTGACTTCATTTTTTGAAATTTTCGATAGCGAAGACGAAGCAGTCACTGCTTTCAAA